From Vigna radiata var. radiata cultivar VC1973A unplaced genomic scaffold, Vradiata_ver6 scaffold_190, whole genome shotgun sequence, one genomic window encodes:
- the LOC106779283 gene encoding uncharacterized protein At4g26485-like: MGDKRIAHYRSSHKILLVGEGDFSFSLCLAKAFGTAINMVATSLDSRTSLKKKYRNALRNLRELEGLGCTIVHGVDVHTMLEHPLLENRCFDRIVYNFPHAGFTIYREWDDYQIKLHRSLVSGFFYNAKFMLNKGAEIHITHKTAYPFSKWNIRGLAKRQRLLLVEEAEFYLELYPGYSNKRGDGPNSDGSFPIGECSTFMFMSYFDRFL, encoded by the exons ATGGGAGATAAAAGAATAGCTCACTATCGTAGCTCTCACAAGATTTTGTTAGTGGGAGAAGGAGATTTCTCATTCTCACTATGTTTGGCTAAGGCATTTGGCACAGCCATAAACATGGTTGCTACCTCCCTAGATTCTAGAA CATCTTTAAAGAAGAAATATAGAAATGCATTGAGGAACTTGAGAGAACTTGAAGGTCTTGGATGTACCATTGTACATGGAGTTGATGTGCACACTATGTTGGAACACCCACTTCTCGAAAATCGTTGTTTTGATcgtatagtttataattttcctCATGCTGGTTTCACTATTTATCGTGAGTGGGATGACTATCAAATTAA GCTACATAGGTCTTTAGTGAGTGGATTTTTCTACAATGCTAAATTCATGCTTAACAAAGGTGCAGAAATTCACATTACTCACAAGACAGCATACCCTTTCAGTAAATGGAATATCAGAGGATTGGCTAAACGTCAGAGATTGTTGTTAGTGGAAGAAGCTGAGTTTTATCTGGAGCTTTACCCTGGTTACAGTAACAAAAGAGGAGATGGACCTAACAGTGATGGAAGCTTCCCCATTGGAGAGTGCAGCACATTCATGTTCATGAGTTATTTTGATCGTTTTTTATAG
- the LOC106779306 gene encoding uncharacterized protein LOC106779306 has product MDNITASEIAGLAVGAILLSATVAATKVDAFFSSSQRSSLGMCKRCGNLRRLACSTCKGTGSIREGGLLSIKPFEDLFETIDNSESKVKQIACAKCQAKGYFSCPNCSQL; this is encoded by the exons ATGGATAACATTACAGCAAGTGAAATAGCTGGCTTGGCAGTGGGTGCTATCCTCCTCTCTGCCACCGTTGCTGCCACCAAAGTCGAtgccttcttctcttcttctcaacGCAG CTCATTGGGGATGTGCAAGCGATGTGGCAACTTGAGGAGATTGGCTTGCTCCACCTGCAAAGGAACCGGCTCTATTAGAGAAGGGGGATTGCTTAGTATTAAACCTTTTGAGGATTTGTTTGAAACAATTGATAACAGTGAATCAAAGGTGAAGCAGATAGCATGTGCAAAATGTCAAGCCAAAGGTTATTTTTCATGTCCTAATTGTTCTCAACTATAA
- the LOC106779310 gene encoding protein DOWNY MILDEW RESISTANCE 6-like — protein MESMDRMLLSSWYDVHSTVPSSYVQLPENRPGKVVSSLHEPIPVIDLGERDRPHLTKQILKASQEYGFFQVINHGVSHDLMDETLNIFKEFHGMPQKDKVNECSKDPNGSCKIYTSGENYKKDATQYWKDSLMHPCPPSGENFQYWPEKPSNYREIVGKYSREMNRLTLEILEILCEGLGLERRYFCGGLCENPSLAAHHYPPCPEPTLTLGLAKHKDPTIITILLQDKEVQGLQVLKDGTWIAVAPIPNAFVVNIGLLLQIISNGRLAGVEHRAVTNSSIARTSVVYFVYPSFESNIEPAQALLKESNTPPLYKSITCREFRANFFQKGPKVEEDLQ, from the exons ATGGAGAGCATGGATCGGATGCTTTTGTCAAGCTGGTACGATGTTCATTCCACAGTGCCCTCATCCTACGTGCAATTACCAGAAAACAGACCTGGAAAGGTCGTTAGTTCTTTGCATGAGCCCATACCAGTTATTGATCTTGGAGAACGTGATCGTCCTCATCTCACTAAACAAATCCTTAAAGCTTCTCAGGAATATGGCTTCTTTCAG GTGATCAACCATGGAGTTTCCCATGATTTGATGGACGAAACACTGAACATTTTTAAAGAATTCCATGGCATGCCTCAAAAAGATAAGGTAAATGAATGCTCGAAGGACCCAAATGGAAGCTGCAAGATTTACACAAGTGGTGAGAATTACAAGAAAGATGCGACTCAATATTGGAAGGATTCACTAATGCATCCTTGTCCTCCTTCTGGCGAAAACTTTCAGTATTGGCCTGAGAAACCATCTAATTACAG GGAGATTGTTGGAAAATATAGCAGAGAAATGAACAGACTTACCCTTGAAATTTTGGAGATTCTGTGTGAGGGGTTAGGGCTTGAGCGAAGATATTTCTGTGGTGGACTCTGTGAAAATCCATCACTGGCTGCTCATCACTACCCTCCTTGCCCTGAACCAACTTTAACATTGGGTTTAGCTAAGCACAAGGACCCTACAATTATCACCATTTTGCTTCAAGATAAGGAGGTTCAAGGACTACAGGTCCTTAAGGATGGGACATGGATTGCTGTTGCCCCTATTCCCAATGCTTTTGTAGTTAACATTGGTCTACTCTTGCAg ATTATTAGTAATGGAAGACTTGCTGGTGTGGAACACAGAGCTGTAACGAATTCTAGCATTGCACGCACAAGTGTTGTATATTTTGTGTATCCATCATTTGAAAGCAATATAGAACCTGCACAAGCTTTGCTCAAAGAAAGCAATACTCCACCATTGTACAAATCCATCACCTGCAGAGAGTTTCGtgcaaatttctttcaaaaggGTCCTAAGGTTGAAGAAGATTTACAATGA
- the LOC106779284 gene encoding opioid growth factor receptor-like — protein MRLWTTPPGCVTGNTNRTAAPEDANRTAHPDGPDRTTGLDDPGRTAGPDDSSRPVSSDDRSRTVSPDDPNRTATADNPSRTKTRKTRTRLRLRTTSPLTCRNASLDDLGRTAAPDGVNWTAAPGDANRTADSHNPGQAAGLDPAGLRAQTIRARLHLQTTQAALSPDDPNRTACVDEPDRTASPEDPDRTRAPDDPGRTVAPDDPYRIVPSEDPGRTASPDDPGQTAGPKDPVQTEGPDYRSLTTSSEDPSRTTSSDEPTRSAAPDDTDRTAALDDPHRNGPPDDPRQTASPDDPRRTVSSDDTVGSTYLDI, from the exons ATGCGTCTCTGGACGACCCCCCCGGGTTGCGTCACCGGCAACACAAACCGAACTGCGGCTCCCGAAGATGCGAACCGGACTGCGCATCCGGACGGCCCCGACCGGACTACGGGTCTGGACGACCCCGGCCGGACTGCGGGTCCAGACGATTCCAGCCGGCCTGTATCTTCAGACGACCGGAGCCGCACTGTGTCTCCGGACGATCCCAACCGCACTGCGACTGCAGACAATCCCAGCCGCACTAAGACTCGCAAAACGCGAACCAGACTACGACTCCGGACTACGTCTCC ATTAACCTGTCGGAATGCGTCTCTGGACGACCTCGGCCGGACTGCGGCTCCCGACGGCGTGAACTGGACTGCGGCTCCGGGGGATGCGAACCGAACTGCGGATTCGCACAATCCCGGCCAGGCAGCGGGTCTAGACCCGGCCGGACTGCGGGCCCAGACGATTCGAGCCAGACTGCATCTTCAGACGACCCAAGCCGCACTGTCTCCGGATGATCCCAACCGCACTGCGTGTGTAGACGAACCCGACAGGACTGCGAGTCCAGAAGACCCCGACCGGACTAGGGCTCCGGACGACCCCGGCCGGACTGTGGCGCCGGACGACCCCTACCGGATTGTGCCTTCAGAAGACCCTGGCAGGACTGCGTCTCCGGACGACCCCGGGCAGACTGCGGGGCCGAAGGACCCCGTTCAGACTGAAGGTCCAGACTATCGCAGCCTGACTACGTCTTCGGAGGACCCCAGCCGCACTACGTCTTCGGACGAACCCACCCGCTCTGCGGCTCCCGATGACACCGACCGAACTGCGGCTCTGGACGACCCTCACCGGAATGGACCTCCGGACGACCCCCGCCAGACTGCGTCTCCGGACGACCCCCGCCGAACTGTGTCTTCGGACGACACCGTTGGGTCTACATATCTGGACATATGA
- the LOC106779285 gene encoding paternally-expressed gene 3 protein-like, whose product MTRTGLRHRMTLVGLCLLTTPAGQWIRMTPAELWLLTTLVELRVRTSQVGLCLRTILAGLSLRTTLAGLRLWTTPDGRREPHYGTGGPHRTSSPDDPCRIASPNDPGLTASPDDHVLTASPDDLDPTVYPDGPGRNASSDHPGQTAVPDKPGWIAAPDETGRNASPDEPGRNASPDDPRRTVSQNDPGRTASSDDHGWTASPDDPGRTTAPDEPDLTAAAEDPGRDAALDEPDRTASENDSGRTTFVDDPKRTRRTALRLRTTPRTASPYNPGRTVSPDDPGQNESPDDSGRTASSDDPSRIAAPEETNRTTPLNDANRTTSTEDANRTADPDSLDRTMGPDKPDRTTGPDDSSRPASLDDWSRTMSPDDPNRTTCANEPGRTACPEDPDRTAAPNDPYRTSPPEDPGRIASLNDFGQTAGPEDPVRTEGPDYRSRTTSSEDPSRTAFSDDPSRIAAPDDAYRTALRRRTDDANQTTAQDDPGRTASPDDPDRIASPEEHDQTVSPDNPGRTTATDDPHRTASLDEPRADYRAGDPDRSAGPDDLSRTAAPDNDEPGRTASQEDPDWTAALDDPYRTAVLDDPHRTTPTDDPDRLLLWTTPIGLRLRTTPAGLCLRTDDASRTAALDDPGRTQFPHDPGRPASLDDPARTASSDNPGRTASPDDPGRTAAPNDPDQTDGPDDSYRTAGPDDPSRIVAPGDPCQTATPDDSSRTAYMDEPRRTTSLEDPSRTVAPDDANRTTALATRTGLRLRTTRTVLRLRTTPA is encoded by the exons ATGACGCGAACCGGACTGCGGCACCGGATGACCCTGGTTGGACTATGCCTCCTGACGACCCCGGCCGGACAGTGGATCCGAATGACCCCGGCCGAACTGTGGCTCCTTACTACCCTCGTCGAACTACGTGTTCGGACGTCCCAGGTAGGACTGTGTCTCCGAACAATCCTGGCTGGACTGAGTCTCCGGACGACCCTGGCCGGACTGCGTCTTTGGACGACCCCGGACGGACGACGCGAACCGCACTACGGCACCGGTGGACCCCACCGGACTTCGTCTCCGGACGACCCCTGTCGGATTGCGTCTCCAAACGACCCTGGTCTTACTGCGTCCCCGGATGACCATGTCCTAACCGCATCTCCCGACGACCTTGACCCGACTGTGTATCCCGACGGCCCCGGGCGGAATGCGTCTTCGGACCACCCCGGCCAGACTGCGGTTCCGGACAAACCCGGCTGGATTGCGGCTCCGGACGAAACCGGCCGTAATGCGTCTCCGGACGAACCCGGCCGGAATGCGTCTCCGGACGATCCCAGGCGGACTGTGTCTCAGAACGACCCGGGCCGGACTGCATCTTCGGACGACCACGGCTGGACTGCGTCTCCTGACGACCCCGGCCGGACTACGGCTCCGGACGAACCCGACCTGACTGCGGCTGCGGAGGACCCTGGCCGGGATGCGGCTCTGGACGAACCCGACCGGACTGCATCTGAGAACGACTCCGGCCGGACAACGTTTGTGGACGACCCCAAACGGACGAGGCGAACCGCACTACGACTCCGGACTACCCCTCGTACTGCTTCTCCGTACAACCCTGGCCGGACTGTATCTCCCGATGACCCCGGCCAGAATGAGTCTCCCGACGACTCCGGCCGGACTGCGTCTTCGGACGACCCCAGCCGGATTGCGGCTCCAGAAGAAACCAACCGGACTACGCCTCTGAACGACGCGAACCGAACTACGTCTACGGAAGATGCGAACCGGACTGCGGATCCGGACAGCCTCGACCGGACTATGGGTCCGGACAAACCCGACCGAACTACGGGTCCAGACGATTCCAGTCGGCCTGCATCTTTAGATGACTGGAGTCGCACTATGTCTCCGGACGATCCCAACCGCACTACGTGTGCAAACGAACCCGGTCGGACTGCTTGTCCAGAAGACCCTGACCGGACTGCGGCTCCGAACGACCCCTACCGGACTTCGCCTCCAGAAGACCCCGGCAGGATTGCGTCTTTGAACGACTTCGGGCAGACTGCGGGGCCGGAGGACCCCGTTCGTACTGAAGGTCCAGATTATCGCAGCCGGACTACGTCTTCGGAGGACCCAAGCCGCACTGCGTTTTCGGACGATCCCAGCCGCATTGCAGCTCCCGATGACGCCTACCGGACTGC GCTGCGTCGCCGGACGGACGACGCGAACCAGACTACGGCTCAGGACGACCCCGGCCGGACTGCGTCTCCGGATGACCCCGACCGAATTGCGTCTCCGGAGGAACACGACCAGACTGTGTCTCCGGACAACCCCGGCCGTACGACGGCTACGGACGACCCCCACCGGACTGCGTCTCTGGACGAACCCCGGGCGGACTACAGGGCCGGCGACCCCGATCGGTCTGCGGGTCCAGACGATCTCAGCCGGACTGCGGCTCCCGACAACG ACGAACCGGGCCGGACTGCGAGTCAGGAAGACCCTGACTGGACTGCAGCTCTAGACGATCCTTATCGGACTGCAGTTCTAGACGACCCCCACCGGACTACGCCTACGGACGACCCCGACAGACTGCTTCTCTGGACGACTCCGATCGGACTGCGTCTTCGGACGACCCCGGCGGGACTATGTCTCCGAACGGACGACGCGAGCCGGACTGCAGCTCTGGACGACCCCGGCCGGACTCAGTTTCCTCACGACCCCGGCCGGCCTGCTTCTCTGGATGACCCTGCCCGGACTGCGTCTTCGGACAACCCCGGCCGGACTGCGTCTCCGGACGACCCTGGCCGGACTGCGGCTCCGAACGACCCCGACCAGACTGATGGTCCGGATGACTCCTACCGGACTGCGGGTCCGGACGACCCTAGTCGGATTGTAGCTCCGGGCGATCCCTGCCAGACTGCGACTCCGGACGATTCCAGCCGGACTGCGTATATGGACGAACCCAGGCGCACTACGTCTCTAGAGGATCCCAGCCGCACTGTGGCTCCCGATGACGCAAACCGAACTACGGCTCTGGCGACGCGAACCGGACTACGGCTCCGTACGACGCGAACCGTACTACGGCTCCGGACGACCCCAGCCTGA